The Haloplanus salinarum genome includes a region encoding these proteins:
- a CDS encoding CocE/NonD family hydrolase yields the protein MTSDPDYDVVVRHDATVETRDGTELATDIYRPAGPESGEPIAEPKPALLVRTPYDKRERERVERQGNWYAERGYVVAIQDVRGRFASEGEFYLLKNEAEDGADTVEWLAERPYCDGRVGTMGTSYMAWVQNALATRDPAPLSAMFVNQGAANAWTATLRHHGAFELRWLTWALTIGGGFAKRALDDPDVQRRLAATDTRDVLASEPVVRGQSPLRWIPNYESYVFDYMTTPGSDDFWTDPSINFEAHYDESADVPTVYAGSWYDSYAKATCDNFTALADRKESDHFLLMGAWTHGGQSTWTKPYAGETAFGAAMTRDYLETKLRFFDHYLKGRETWDEPRVQYFRMGTGDGTSTTAGRLRHGGEWATGTDWPLPDTEFVSYYAHGDGRLAPERPAETDSATTYEFDPRDPVPTIGGNCSSYYTFEPRPESIEELPVADRPTKSLTGRGGYDQRTRPETFGAEPPYGPLEERNDVVVFRTPPLTDPVEVAGPIRVRIYASTDAPDTDFTAKLVDEYPSSADFPSGFALNLTDSICRARYRGYRREPDFVEPDEIYAFELELYPTANVFEPGHRIRLDVSSSNYPRYDVNHNTGDELYGGREYHRATNTVYHEADHPTHVELPIQPS from the coding sequence ATGACGTCCGACCCCGACTACGACGTCGTGGTCCGTCACGACGCGACGGTGGAGACACGCGACGGAACGGAGCTCGCGACCGACATCTACCGGCCGGCCGGACCGGAAAGCGGGGAGCCGATAGCCGAGCCGAAGCCGGCGCTGCTCGTCCGAACCCCGTACGACAAACGCGAGCGTGAGCGCGTCGAACGGCAGGGGAACTGGTACGCCGAGCGGGGGTACGTGGTCGCCATCCAGGACGTCCGCGGTCGGTTCGCGAGCGAGGGCGAGTTCTACCTCCTGAAAAACGAGGCCGAGGACGGCGCCGACACGGTGGAGTGGCTGGCCGAGCGGCCGTACTGTGACGGACGGGTCGGGACGATGGGCACGTCCTACATGGCGTGGGTGCAGAACGCGCTGGCGACGCGGGACCCGGCGCCGCTTTCGGCGATGTTCGTCAACCAGGGCGCCGCGAACGCCTGGACGGCGACGCTTCGTCACCACGGCGCGTTCGAACTTCGGTGGCTCACGTGGGCGCTCACCATCGGCGGCGGCTTCGCGAAGCGGGCGCTCGACGACCCCGACGTGCAGCGTCGACTCGCTGCGACCGACACGCGGGACGTCCTCGCGAGCGAGCCGGTGGTGCGTGGCCAGTCGCCGCTCCGGTGGATTCCGAACTACGAGTCGTACGTCTTCGACTACATGACGACGCCCGGCTCCGACGACTTCTGGACGGACCCGAGCATCAACTTCGAGGCCCACTACGACGAGAGCGCCGACGTCCCCACGGTGTATGCCGGTTCGTGGTACGACTCCTACGCGAAGGCGACCTGCGACAACTTCACCGCGCTCGCCGACCGCAAGGAGAGCGATCACTTCCTGCTCATGGGGGCCTGGACCCACGGGGGGCAGTCGACGTGGACGAAGCCGTACGCCGGCGAGACGGCGTTCGGCGCGGCGATGACGCGGGACTACCTGGAGACGAAACTCCGATTTTTCGATCACTACCTCAAAGGGCGTGAAACGTGGGACGAACCGCGGGTGCAGTACTTCCGGATGGGGACCGGCGACGGCACGTCGACGACGGCGGGACGGCTCCGCCACGGTGGCGAGTGGGCGACCGGGACGGACTGGCCGCTCCCGGACACCGAGTTCGTCAGTTACTACGCACACGGCGACGGCCGCCTCGCCCCCGAACGGCCGGCCGAGACGGACTCGGCCACGACCTACGAGTTCGATCCCCGAGACCCCGTCCCGACCATCGGCGGAAACTGCTCCTCGTACTACACGTTCGAACCGCGGCCGGAGTCGATCGAGGAGTTGCCGGTCGCGGATCGACCCACGAAGAGCCTCACCGGTCGCGGCGGCTACGACCAGCGGACCCGACCGGAGACGTTCGGGGCGGAGCCACCGTACGGCCCCCTAGAGGAACGTAACGACGTCGTCGTGTTCCGGACGCCGCCACTGACCGACCCCGTGGAGGTCGCGGGGCCGATCCGCGTCCGTATCTACGCCTCGACCGACGCGCCCGACACGGATTTCACCGCGAAACTCGTCGACGAGTACCCCTCGAGCGCCGACTTCCCGTCCGGATTCGCGCTCAACCTCACCGACTCGATCTGCCGGGCGCGCTACCGGGGGTACCGGCGCGAGCCCGATTTCGTCGAACCCGACGAGATCTACGCGTTCGAACTGGAGCTCTATCCGACGGCGAACGTCTTCGAACCGGGCCACCGCATCCGGCTCGACGTCTCGTCGTCGAACTACCCCCGATACGACGTCAACCACAACACCGGCGACGAACTCTACGGGGGGCGCGAGTACCATCGCGCGACCAACACCGTCTACCACGAGGCGGACCACCCGACTCACGTCGAGTTGCCGATCCAACCGTCGTAG
- a CDS encoding universal stress protein gives MTLLVPFDDSALAAAALKRACEFGACRDEAVVALTVVPDDRSFAEERGWIGADEAYRPDDLCRQFERRVKAVDDAVTFRCERPGESEDATATTTDDVTRTVREVAAELDVSVLFVGSENAGRVSSPLTSVGDPLSSDARYDVHIVRHAE, from the coding sequence ATGACGCTACTGGTTCCGTTCGACGACTCGGCGCTCGCGGCGGCGGCGCTGAAGCGAGCGTGCGAGTTCGGCGCGTGCCGGGACGAGGCGGTCGTGGCACTGACTGTCGTCCCCGACGACCGGTCGTTCGCGGAGGAACGCGGCTGGATCGGCGCCGACGAGGCCTACCGGCCGGACGACCTCTGTCGGCAGTTCGAGCGCCGTGTGAAGGCTGTCGACGACGCGGTGACGTTTCGGTGTGAACGGCCCGGCGAGAGCGAGGACGCGACGGCGACGACGACCGACGACGTGACCCGGACGGTCCGGGAGGTGGCGGCGGAACTCGACGTCTCCGTCCTCTTCGTGGGCAGCGAGAACGCGGGCCGGGTGTCGTCGCCGCTGACCAGCGTCGGCGACCCCCTCTCGTCGGACGCGCGGTACGACGTCCACATCGTCAGGCACGCCGAGTGA
- a CDS encoding site-2 protease family protein: MAEPTVPGDLPDPGSFTEAFLVYDVDVADEQVRYYGEPMDERESVIRRIAPLFRRRGYRVDIRYEMGEHVLVATERSTGIDGVPWTNVALFVITVLTTLFAGSQWYGIDALADPRALVRAWPFALSVLGVLAVHELGHYALSRYHEVEATLPYFIPMPNVLGTLGAVIRMKDTIPSRRALFDIGVAGPLAGLVATVVVTAVGVTLPPVAMPESTLVARIELGYPLLVRGIAALLGEPLRYGAGRTVNPVVVGGWIGAFVTFLNLLPVGQLDGAHVTRSLIGDRIRSVQRLVPVGLFGLGAYLLVAEGGRGAQLWLFWGLLSLLFLRAGTATPIDESPVGRPRQVVGAVTLLLGVLCFAPMPIAFAG, from the coding sequence ATGGCCGAACCCACGGTTCCGGGCGACCTCCCCGATCCGGGGTCGTTCACCGAGGCGTTTCTCGTCTACGATGTCGACGTCGCCGACGAGCAGGTCCGGTACTACGGCGAGCCGATGGACGAGCGGGAGTCGGTGATCCGGCGGATCGCCCCCCTGTTCCGTCGACGGGGCTACCGCGTCGACATCCGTTACGAGATGGGCGAACACGTCCTCGTCGCGACGGAGCGGTCGACGGGGATCGACGGCGTGCCGTGGACCAACGTCGCGCTGTTCGTGATCACGGTGCTGACGACGCTGTTCGCCGGCTCGCAGTGGTACGGCATCGACGCGCTCGCGGATCCCCGCGCCCTCGTCCGTGCCTGGCCCTTCGCGCTGTCCGTCCTCGGGGTCCTCGCGGTCCACGAACTCGGGCACTACGCCCTCAGCCGGTATCACGAGGTGGAGGCGACGCTCCCCTACTTCATCCCGATGCCGAACGTCCTCGGCACGCTCGGCGCGGTGATCCGCATGAAAGACACCATCCCCAGCCGACGGGCGCTGTTCGACATCGGCGTCGCCGGCCCGCTGGCCGGCCTCGTCGCCACCGTCGTCGTCACCGCCGTCGGCGTCACGCTCCCGCCGGTCGCGATGCCGGAGTCGACGCTCGTCGCCCGGATCGAACTGGGCTACCCCCTCCTCGTCAGGGGGATCGCCGCGCTCCTCGGCGAGCCCCTGCGCTACGGCGCCGGCCGGACCGTCAACCCGGTCGTCGTCGGCGGCTGGATCGGCGCCTTCGTCACCTTCCTCAACCTGCTCCCGGTCGGCCAACTCGACGGCGCCCACGTGACCCGCTCCCTGATCGGCGACCGGATCCGGTCGGTCCAGCGGCTCGTCCCCGTCGGCCTGTTCGGCCTCGGCGCCTACCTCCTCGTCGCCGAGGGTGGCCGCGGCGCACAGCTCTGGCTCTTCTGGGGGCTGCTCTCCCTGCTTTTCCTCCGTGCCGGGACCGCGACGCCCATCGACGAGTCTCCAGTCGGGCGCCCCCGGCAGGTGGTCGGGGCCGTGACGCTCCTCCTCGGCGTCCTCTGTTTCGCCCCCATGCCCATCGCGTTCGCCGGCTGA